ATACCTCGGACGTGATCTTGGAAAAATTCGCCGCGGCACCACCGGTCTCCACCGCCGAACAGACACAAGTCCCGGACAAAACCTTTCAAACCGGCGACTTCTCCTGGAATAATCAGTCCTTACAGTCAGATCCCCAGGCGGAACAGCTGTACTACGTGCACGTACTGAGGGGGCAAAACGATCAGCCACTAAGGATTGAAGTCTATTCAGAGATCAACCTGGAACAGGTGCCGGATTTACCAAAGCTCCGCGGCCCCGACTTTCTCTTCTTGGTTGATAAGAACACCGACATCGCTGAGGCGCTTCAAGCCACATCACTACCGAAGTCTTCTTCCCCCGAACAATTACAACACAATGCTGAGCTTTTGAAGAACCTGCAGGAACGACTACCGGAGTAGAACCTGGTGAGAAAGGAGACTGAACGATGCAGCGCTGGATTTCAATAAGCGTCGTTCTGCTCCTGATTGTCCTGGTGTTCGGTTTGCTGATTCCAGCGGTACAGCAGGCACGCGAAGCGGCACGCAGATCGACTGCGAAGAACGACCTGAAACAGGTCGGACTGGCGGCACATAACTATGCAGACGCGCATCGCTGTTTTCCTTCCGGTGGAGTGATTCGCGAGGATGACACCGCCACGCAGGGCTGGATGACGATGTATCTTCCCTATCTGGATGCGAGTCCGGATTATTCTCAGCTTAGTCTGGATGAGCCCTGGTTGAGCGCAGCCAATCGAACTGTGATCGAAACCGTCCGACCACAATATCTGAATCCGGAAGTCAGGTCGAACTATACAAGTACCGGCTTTGGTCTGACGCATTACCTGGGAAATCCGCATCTCTACTACCGTAACAGCAGTGTCACTTTCGATCAGATGGAGCGGGGCACCACATATACCTGGGTGACTGGAGATGTGGCTGGTGAATTTCAACCATGGGCTTATCCGTTTAACTGGCGTCCTCTGGGAACACAACTTTGTGCAGGACCGGGAAGTTTCGGCTGCCCGAACTGGGAAGGCGGTCATCTGCTCTTTGCCGATGGCAAAGTCCTGTTCTTTTCTGAAGAGACTTCGCCGGAAATTCTCAAGCAGTTGGCTGCAGCTCCACCCGTGCCAGCGTCGGAGCAAATGGCAGTCCCCGATAAACGCTTTGAGACGGGAGTCTATCATTGGGAACATGTTCCGCTGGAGAGTCAACCAGAGAACGAACATCGTTTTTACGCTGAAGTTCTGAAGAAAGCCGGGGAACCACTGCTGATCGACCTGTTTGCAGTTGAGAATCTGTCAGACAGTGAATGGGAGGAAGTGATGGAAAAGGAAAGGAGCTTTCCAGATACCCTGCTGATACAGAGAATCGACAAGACCACCGACCTTTCTCAGGTTCTGTCAGGATCGATGCTGAAGCAGGCGGCCAGTGCGCAGCAGATGCAGGAGAATCTCAAGTTGCTCAAGACGCTCCAGAAACAGATGCCTTAGGTTAATTCCTCCGCTGCTAGAAATGCGAGCCATTGACGCTTGCAGCAGGTTTACCGAGATGTTCTGCTAGATGTGCTAATATCTGTGTTTTGTATCACTTCAAATATTTGAGATTACCATGCGCGAATCAGGGACAACGCCAGATCCGGAACGGATTTCAGGCCATCAATGGCTGCGCGAAGATTCGCGTTCACTGCAGCAGACCAGGCGAGGCTTGAATCTGTTTCTGTATGGCATCGTCCTGGTTTTCTTCGCCTTGCTGGGGGTACTCTACTTCCGCTTCACTACTGATCTACTCTCTGTCATGATGACGCTCCTGCCGATCTTAAGCATGACCGGTAACCTGTTGATGCTCGCGGGGGCCATCTATTGCCGGGCCGTGCCTGCGGAAGCGGACTGTCGCAATCTGCTGTGGGGCGTCATCGCCGGCGTCTGTGCCAATATCATTTTTTCCGGCTTCATGTATTCCGACCCCAGTCTGATGCCCATGCCGGTCGCCCTGTTACTGAAGCTCGTCGGTTATACTGGTCTGATCCTCTTCGCTTTATTCCAGCGACGCTTGTTACTCTATGTGGATCGCCCCGATCAGACAGGCAAGGTGACCATTCTGGTGCTGACCACGGCACTGTTTCTGCTCGGATCCTGGGGAATGGAAGTGGTGGCGTATCTCGAACTCATGGAAATCGCGTCCATCACGATCTACGCGGTCATGCTGCCCGGATTTTTCACCTATCCCTGTTTTCTTGGCAGTCTGAAAAAGGCCTTCGTGCCTGCTGGATGATTCAGTCAGAGGGGACAGGCAGTGCGGAAACGCTCGGTCATGTCCTGAATCTCGGCAGATGTGGTTTCTCCGGTGTGGGAATGTCTGATCAGTGCCTTTTTCCCCTGATCTGGACTGAAAATCGCCCCCTGGAATCGAAAATCTGGAATTCTTTACACTGAAAGCGTTCTCAGCCGGGGGATCAGCTTGACGCGTAATTTCAGGGGCAATATACTCGCGCGATGGACTCAGTTATCTCGTTGGGAGAGCATGAGTTTAGGTCTGTTTAATATTCACTGTGAGAGACTCTGATGAAGAGCGAACATCGA
This is a stretch of genomic DNA from Gimesia sp.. It encodes these proteins:
- a CDS encoding DUF1559 domain-containing protein gives rise to the protein MQRWISISVVLLLIVLVFGLLIPAVQQAREAARRSTAKNDLKQVGLAAHNYADAHRCFPSGGVIREDDTATQGWMTMYLPYLDASPDYSQLSLDEPWLSAANRTVIETVRPQYLNPEVRSNYTSTGFGLTHYLGNPHLYYRNSSVTFDQMERGTTYTWVTGDVAGEFQPWAYPFNWRPLGTQLCAGPGSFGCPNWEGGHLLFADGKVLFFSEETSPEILKQLAAAPPVPASEQMAVPDKRFETGVYHWEHVPLESQPENEHRFYAEVLKKAGEPLLIDLFAVENLSDSEWEEVMEKERSFPDTLLIQRIDKTTDLSQVLSGSMLKQAASAQQMQENLKLLKTLQKQMP